CGCTGACTCGCCATGGCGCAAACTTGCAACCCGCGCAAAGTGCGTTCGGTCTTCATGACGCCGCGGGAAGTGATAGATCAGGTCCCGTACAGTAAAAATGTCCAGCTTCCCTAATATGCCGGCCAAGCGGGGCCCCACGCCTTTAGCGAACTGGACATCCATATCCAGAGACCGTGCCGTGGACAAAGAGCTGGACTGCGTGCGTGCTTGCGTTGCCATCTGGGCTCCAATTCAACTTCATAATTATATCGACGCAAAGCCGTCACTGTCAAGATCACATATCGGCTCAAGGCCGGCTGAACAGCCCTCTATGCAGCGTCATTTTCAGATAGTTAACCTTTTGTTTACCACAGGCGATGTCTGATTCTAAATTGCAATCAGAGGCGTGATCCAGACTATGCCTCGAGAAGGAGGTGGGTGAATTGATTAACAGCCTATCACCCGCCCCTGGAGCAGGGCGCCGGTAGTGGCTACCCGGAAAATTGCTCTTAACCCGGATTATGCGCTTCACGCATAATCCGGGGGACTGAGAGCATTATTTACGCTCCTCGTGAATAATGCGGATTGAGTCCGCCATAGCCTTACGACCACGGCGGATATAAAAAATTACAAAAAATTTCCGCTGCATCTTTAGCAAACCTGCTATAATGTGCGATAATGATAGTGGTGGTAGGCAATCTACCGCCATTTGAGGATAACTAACTATGAACTATTTAATCTACCGAAAGGAGGCACAACCAATGATGCGCATGTTTACTCACTATATGTATAACATGTCGCACTGCCCGATTGTCGTCGGCAGTACGAATTTACGGCCTCGTTTCGGCAGCAAGTGGAAGTTCTAAGAAGGTATTTCTTCGGGCATCGTCCGAAGAAATAAATCCCCTCCTAGAGTCTCTTCCAAACGCTGCCGGGCGACGGCACTAACGTTGTACCTGTAATTTCCCTGTTCTTGTTTTAAGTTTGGAGGAGACACCCCAAGATGAACGCCTGTATATCACGGGCACGCGAGGGTGACCAGTCAGCAAAAAGAAAGCTGGTTGAAGCCCTGCGCCCTAGAATAGCAAAAATGGCTGCATATTATGGTCGCATCTGTTCAGAAGACCCTGATGATCTGCTGCAGGAGGCATGGCTGGGTCTGTTGGAAGCCCTTCCTGAGATCGACCTTAGGATTGGAACTCCTGAGCAGTATCTGATCGCCCGCGCAAGATGGAAGCTGTTGGACGCGGTGAAGCGCGCCAAGGTGCGCAGATGTTCTCAGCTTGATGACGCGCCGCTGGAATCCTTAGCCTCGGAAAGTGATACGGCGATGTCATCTGCTTGCGTTGCTGAGTTTGTTGGAGATCTGAAGCCGACCCAGCGCGAAGTGCTCGATTGCTTGCTCGCAGGGCTGACATGGCGCGAAGCGGGTGAGAAGCTGGGATGCGCGTCGGCCAACATTGCCTATCACGTGCGGCAGATCAGGCGGCGCTATGAGGAGTGGTCTGAGAAACCGGTATGCATGATATAGTGAATGTCTTCCATATTAGGTTAGTACAAAAGCATCCCCGCTGCTTTGAGTGGGGATGCTTGAAAAGATTGGAATATATGAACTAATGACCATTACTTTCTATACTCTGCGGTCTCCTGCCACCGTCCCATAGCTCTTGCAGTGAGGTCTACATATAGATAACCATACTCCTCGGCAGGCTCAATCTGATTTGCGAACTGCCAATCGTTCCAAGTCGAGACCATGACGATATCAGAGTTAGTCTGCTTGGCATGATCGAGCTGTTTCAGATAATACTGGCCATCCTCTCTCTCCTCACGGGCAGAATGCTGGCGGATATCTTCCAGGGTTCTGCCCGCCTCTTTGCGAACATACTTTGAAAGATAGGCGTCCTCGAGGTAGGAGTCATAGCCCGGTGATGCGCACATAAAGTCTTTGCGCGCAGTCTGTGGGAAAGGCTGTATATAGCTCCAGTCATCTGTATAGAACGGGCGGATGCGCCTTAACTCGAAGTAATCAGTATACTTTCGGTTCTTCTCGATCTCTGCCATCCCAGGAGCATCGCCGTTCAAATAACAGACCACTAGCGGCTTGCCGTGATATCGATAGTAATATGAATTCTCGCACATATGCTCGCGCATATAGTCCAGAGCAAACTCCAGTTCATCCAGAGTCGGGTCGGAGACATAGTGTTCCAGGTATATGAAAAGCTGCAGTTGGCGCGACTCATTTTCCTGATGGGCGAGCATTTC
The DNA window shown above is from bacterium and carries:
- a CDS encoding sigma-70 family RNA polymerase sigma factor; its protein translation is MNACISRAREGDQSAKRKLVEALRPRIAKMAAYYGRICSEDPDDLLQEAWLGLLEALPEIDLRIGTPEQYLIARARWKLLDAVKRAKVRRCSQLDDAPLESLASESDTAMSSACVAEFVGDLKPTQREVLDCLLAGLTWREAGEKLGCASANIAYHVRQIRRRYEEWSEKPVCMI